Below is a window of Prosthecochloris sp. GSB1 DNA.
CCCTCCGCATGGGACACGGAGGGGCTGAAAGAACAAAGGAGAATCAATAATGGAGACACTGCGAACGTGTCATCAATAATGTGCAAATATTTTTTAATTTAGACAAAATAAAAACAACAGACTTCGTACACGAAACCGTCATGGACCGATCCATTCATACAAGACGTGCCCGCCTCCACCGCATGAACAGCCGGCACGCTTGCCTTCGCAGCATCCGGTATGCGTTCTTCTTCGAACATTGCCTTTGCGCATCCAGAGTTCGAGCATCGGCTCAAGTACCTCGGAAGACACCCTGAAATGAAGGCTGAGATCGCCGAGCGAAACAGACTCATTCCGACAGAGATACTCTTTGAGTTCAAGAAGCGACATGGTTCACCTGTTGATATTCATGAAGTTCCGGCAGGAAAAGCGTGTTTCAGGCCCCCCTGCCGGTTTTTCAGGACTTTGGCCATACGGCCTTTTCTGACTTTCGACCAAAAAACCTCATTGCGGCAACCGCAGCCGCGAAAACAACGAGCATCGCTCCGGTCCAGAGCACCGCTCCGGAAGGATTGGCTGCTACGTTGCCGAGCTGGTAAAAGATCACCGCTGCGATATATGCGAGACCGGTCGTCCACAATCCGGCAAAAATCGTCCAGCCGAGATTCGTCTCCCGATAGACGGCCGCGATTGCGGCAACACAGGGAAAGTAGAGGAGAACGAAAAGCAGATAGGCGAATGCGCCGATTTTGCCGTCGAACAGCTTGACCATCGAACCGAAAATCCCGGCGTCGACCTCCTGCTCTTCAGCCGCTGTTTCAATGTCAGAGACATCCCCGATCGAAATACCCAGCGGGTCGAGAAAGGCGCCGGACAGATCGGCGAGATTCGCCGGAATAGTTGCGAACGCTTCGCTGATGCCGGCAACGAGATTGAAACCGCTTTCCTTCTCGCCAGCGTCTCCGGTTCCCGCGCCGGAACCGATCTGGGAATACATCGCGTCGAGCGTTCCCACCACGGCTTCCTTGGCGAAGATACCGGTGAAGATTCCGACAGTCGCCGGCCAGTTCTCTTCCGTTACTCCCATGGGAGCGAACACG
It encodes the following:
- a CDS encoding FeoC-like transcriptional regulator translates to MSLLELKEYLCRNESVSLGDLSLHFRVSSEVLEPMLELWMRKGNVRRRTHTGCCEGKRAGCSCGGGGHVLYEWIGP